In the Centroberyx gerrardi isolate f3 chromosome 9, fCenGer3.hap1.cur.20231027, whole genome shotgun sequence genome, one interval contains:
- the LOC139932464 gene encoding protein wntless homolog, translating into MSGAIIENMSTKKLVVFGFIILTFQVLSVLVGGLIAPSPTSAIHYLATKCVARHRAGGWLMPWGSNRCQKIYNFDDALAKTLDANDIVFAVHVPLPNKEMSPWFQFMLVVLQFDIAFKMINQIEEGVIITIDAGLAYRDDVLSNWTTTFHSVEQRPLRCMFSIPKTFENEGRFYDCDPIPFIELGSVAHKYYLINLRLPVNDTMNVGIGEIKDIHVVGIHQNGGFTKVWISMKTVFSPWIFAATAWYWGRISLMTRPPVLLEKVIFALGISMTFLNVPVEWLSMGFEWTWMLLFEDVQRGVFYSTLFCFWIIFCGEHLMDQSQRNQLSAYWWQVGLVVFGSSLLLIFDLSERGGHLSNPFHSVWASAFGTKVAITFIIVAAISVCLYFLSLCRMVGSVFRNIGGKMQQLPAMPQARRLRYKGIIFRFKFLMLVTLACAAMTVIFFIITQVSEGHWHWGDYTLQVHSAFLTGIYGMWNLYVFTIIFLYAPSHKHNRNKTGDRQQTDVLETPESQETQLTYCEQGPTESYRITGKVAEE; encoded by the exons ATGTCTGGAGCAATCATCGAGAACATGAGCACGAAGAAATTGGTTGTATTCGGTTTTATTATACTTACTTTCCAAGTGCTGTCAGTTTTGGTCGGAGGATTAATTG CTCCCAGTCCCACCAGCGCCATTCACTACTTGGCCACCAAATGTGTCGCTCGCCACAGAGCGGGCGGCTGGCTCATGCCATGGGGATCAAACCGGTGTCAGAAGATTTACAATTTCGATGACGCTCTGGCGAAAACTCTTGATGCCAACGACATAGTTTTTGCTGTCCATGTCCCGCTGCCCAACAAGGAGATGAGCCCCTGGTTTCAGTTTATGCTGGTTGTACTACAGTTTGACATTGCCTTCAAAATGATCAATCAGATTG AAGAAGGTGTTATCATCACTATTGATGCTGGTTTGGCATACAGAGATGACGTGTTATCTAACTGGACCACAACATTTCACTCTGTGGAGCAACGACCACTCAGGTGTATGTTTTCAATCCCCAAG ACATTTGAAAATGAAGGACGCTTTTATGACTGCGACCCCATACCGTTTATAGAGCTTGGGAGTGTGGCCCACAAATATTACCTCATTAACCTGCGCCTGCCAGTAAATGATACAATGAATGTTGGCATTGGAGAAATAAAGGACATCCATGTAGTG GGCATCCACCAGAACGGAGGCTTCACTAAAGTGTGGATCAGCATGAAGACTGTCTTCAGTCCCTGGATATTTGCAGCAACAGCCTGGTACTGGGGGAGAATCAGCCTCATGACGAGACCACCGGTCCTGCTGGAAAA AGTGATATTCGCCCTGGGTATCTCCATGACCTTCCTGAACGTGCCGGTAGAATGGCTCTCCATGGGGTTTGAGTGGACGTGGATGCTGCTGTTTGAAGATGTGCAGCGGGGCGTCTTCTACTCCACACTCTTCTGTTTCTGGATCATCTTCTGTGGCGAACACCTCATG GACCAAAGTCAGAGGAATCAGCTCTCAGCTTACTGGTGGCAGGTTGGGCTAGTGGTGTTTGGCTCGTCTCTTCTCCTCATATTTGACCTCAGTGAGAG GGGTGGTCATCTGAGTAACCCTTTTCACAGTGTTTGGGCATCCGCTTTCGGGACGAAGGTTGCA ATTACCTTCATTATTGTGGCAGCGATTTCTGTTTGCCTGTACTTCCTTTCCCTGTGCCGTATGGTGGGTTCTGTGTTCAGGAACATTGGCGGGAAAATGCAGCAGCTGCCTGCAATGCCACAGGCTAGGAGACTGCGCTAtaag GGTATAATCTTCAGGTTCAAGTTTTTGATGCTGGTAACTCTAGCATGTGCAGCCATGACTGTCATCTTCTTCATCATAACTCAG GTCAGTGAAGGACACTGGCACTGGGGAGACTACACTCTTCAAGTGCACAGTGCCTTTCTCACTGGGATCTATGGCATGTGGAACCTGTATGTCTTCACCATCATCTTCCTCTACGCTCCCTCTCACAAGCACAACAGAAAtaagacaggagacagacagcaaacag ATGTGCTGGAGACGCCAGAAAGCCAGGAAACCCAGCTGACCTACTGTGAGCAGGGGCCAACAGAGAGCTACAGAATCACTGGGAAAGTGGCTGAGGAATAG
- the dr1 gene encoding protein Dr1, whose product MASSSGNDDDLTIPRAAINKMIKETLPNVRVANDARELVVNCCTEFIHLISSEANEICNKSEKKTISPEHVINALESLGFASYITEVKDVLQECKTVALKRRKASSRLENLGIPEEELLRQQQELFAKARQQQAELAQQEWLQMQQAAQQAQMAAASASAAQQAGSSQDEDEEDDM is encoded by the exons ATGGCTTCTTCTTCTGGAAACGATGACGACCTCACCATTCCCAGGGCAGCTATCAACAAGATGATAAAAGAAACCCTTCCCAATGTACGAGTGGCCAACGACGCGAGGGAGCTTGTGGTGAACTGTTGCACAGAGTTCATACACCTCATATCCTCAGAGGCCAATGAAATATGCAACAAGTCCGAAAAGAAGACCATATCTCCTGAGCATGTTATCAATG CGCTTGAGAGCCTTGGTTTTGCATCATACATCACAGAGGTGAAAGATGTCCTGCAGGAGTGTAAAACTGTAGcgctgaagaggaggaaggcaagCTCTCGACTGGAGAATCTGGGCATTCCAGAGGAAGAGCTCCTCAGACAGCAACAGGAATTGTTTGCGAAG GCGCGCCAGCAGCAGGCGGAGCTGGCCCAGCAGGAGTGGTTGCAGATGCAGCAGGCTGCCCAGCAGGCACAGATGGCAGCAGCATCTGCCAGTGCTGCCCAACAGGCTGGTTCCTCccaggatgaagatgaggaggacgaCATGTGA